The Suricata suricatta isolate VVHF042 chromosome 4, meerkat_22Aug2017_6uvM2_HiC, whole genome shotgun sequence genome includes a region encoding these proteins:
- the SERTAD2 gene encoding SERTA domain-containing protein 2 has translation MLGKGEKRKFDEHEDGLEGKILSPSDGPSKVSYTLQRQTIFNISLMKLYNHRPLTEPSLQKTVLINNMLRRIQEELKQEGSLRPVFASAAAAAAAAAASPPSGAPGGPKPEDPKLMDSLPGNFEITTSTGFLTDLTLDDILFADIDTSMYDFDPCTSASGTASKVAPVSADDLLKTLAPYSSQPVAPSQPFKMDLTELDHIMEVLVGS, from the exons ATGTTGGGTAAAGGAGAAAAACGGAAGTTTGACGAGCATGAAGATGGGCTGGAAGGCAAAATCCTGTCTCCCTCCGATGGGCCATCCAAGGTGTCTTACACCTTACAGCGCCAGACTATCTTCAACATTTCCCTTATGAAACTCTATAACCACAGGCCCCTCACAGAGCCCAGCTTGCAAAAGACCGTTCTGATCAACAACATGTTGCGGCGGATCCAGGAGGAGCTCAAACAGGAAGGCAGCCTGAGGCCGGTGTTcgcctccgccgccgccgccgccgccgccgccgccgcctcgccCCC CTCCGGCGCGCCGGGCGGCCCGAAACCCGAAGACCCGAAGCTCATGGACTCTCTGCCCGGGAACTTCGAGATCACGACGTCCACGGGGTTTCTGACAGACTTGACCCTGGACGACATCCTGTTTGCCGACATCGACACCTCCATGTACGACTTCGACCCCTGCACGTCTGCCTCGGGGACGGCCTCGAAGGTGGCCCCGGTGTCGGCCGACGACCTCCTCAAGACTCTGGCCCCCTACAGCAGTCAGCCGGTCGCCCCGAGTCAGCCTTTCAAAATGGACCTCACGGAGCTGGACCACATCATGGAGGTGCTGGTCGGGTCCTAA